From one Triticum aestivum cultivar Chinese Spring chromosome 4B, IWGSC CS RefSeq v2.1, whole genome shotgun sequence genomic stretch:
- the LOC123093861 gene encoding disease resistance protein Pik-2-like: protein MAEASRRAGGSSSGDISPAVCTDTQPPLAAGVQRDANFIKDEMEVMNGFLRHLARTQQLAPSAGHPDDEDNDEVQAWARQVRDLAGDSRDCINLYRHTGPRRAKGLLRYVRMPWFLGGCATIPRSRSTIAKHIRELKVRVQEAGERRLRYGIAVPPPPPAITQTSTTMAMVSRWPPLRNVQESKDHEDDDDERGAFRRALIDAEPNILEEGAAELITWLGKKGDGDEAGGRPLRLTVILAPDDAEGTGLAQQVYQDPSVSGGFDINVWITIQRPPILWQIFHDLLCKLLPDQNQDVLDDTSSDNMKLLWSIRGRLEGRRVLIVLDDLDDYPGMWDQIRIALNFISLPVGSAIMVTTKDDGLVKSSSPDKVVTYSLVDFFSKRAVALVASNFQDGDVRGTIRGILKRCDPDVASMKMFLHTLYGNPNRTKQELEKLQESLCSEADHNDSSYNFKQMVMFSYSDMPRECQLCFLHLCLLLPQDHSIRRTSLVRRWAAQGLISAEGGHGSAEAAAERCFSAFVSRGLICPADIGDAGKIKTCVVPPAVHRLITEVAEEENVVRVGSTICNAHLGDIKRCLGSLPVSSQLLLLKVLDLEGCKGLERRHLNNICKLFMLKYLSLRNTDVSALPKQIHRLQQLETLDIRQTKIQAFPTDFAKLLMLKHLLAGRTDFSSPVKDTINSKESFSTPRMPQGIGAMRRNLEILSHVQVSGSGSESMLMDVGQLVKVQKLGVVLHGKKVGNSFKHLLQAISKLNGCLRSLSIRIGHPGDVTDPLTFSMDQENPFSPPEFLQSLYISGLTGVGLPPWITELHQLGKITLRDTSLMDHDIRLLGELGGLRCLRLRHMSYAEMKITFGKGGFPSLKCLIIEGSDITNIIFESGAAPGLEKIAWGFKSMQFISGIGHLPRLKELELSGSCNPDPVKQAVAAHPSHPVFKHNA, encoded by the coding sequence ATGGCTGAAGCTTCCCGGCGAGCCGGCGGCTCATCCTCAGGTGACATCTCGCCGGCCGTCTGCACCGACACGCAGCCACCACTGGCTGCCGGCGTCCAACGCGACGCGAACTTCATCAAGGACGAGATGGAGGTCATGAACGGCTTCCTCCGCCACCTTGCCAGGACCCAGCAGCTGGCTCCTAGCGCTGGGCACCCTGATGACGAAGACAACGACGAGGTTCAGGCATGGGCTAGGCAGGTCAGGGACCTCGCCGGCGACTCCCGAGACTGCATCAACCTCTACCGGCACACAGGGCCCCGCCGTGCAAAGGGGCTCCTGCGCTACGTGCGAATGCCATGGTTCCTTGGAGGGTGCGCCACCATCCCTCGCAGCCGCAGCACCATCGCCAAGCATATCCGGGAGCTCAAGGTCCGGGTGCAGGAGGCAGGCGAGAGACGGCTGAGGTACGGCATCGccgtgccgccgccaccgcctgccaTCACGCAAACTTCTACTACCATGGCGATGGTCAGCAGATGGCCGCCACTCCGCAATGTCCAAGAATCAAAAGAccacgaagacgacgacgacgagagAGGTGCTTTCAGACGAGCTCTGATCGATGCCGAGCCAAACATCTTGGAGGAAGGTGCAGCAGAGCTGATCACCTGGCTAGGCAAGAAAGGAGACGGTGACGAGGCCGGAGGGCGGCCGTTGAGACTCACTGTCATTCTAGCACCAGATGATGCAGAAGGTACCGGCCTAGCTCAGCAAGTGTACCAAGATCCTTCGGTGTCCGGCGGCTTCGACATCAACGTATGGATCACCATCCAGAGGCCTCCAATCCTCTGGCAGATATTCCATGACCTGCTCTGCAAGCTCCTTCCTGACCAAAACCAGGACGTGCTGGACGACACATCATCAGACAACATGAAGCTGCTGTGGAGCATCCGAGGCCGCTTGGAAGGCAGAAGGGTCCTGATTGTTCTCGACGACCTCGACGATTACCCGGGCATGTGGGACCAGATCAGGATTGCTCTCAACTTCATAAGCCTCCCTGTTGGCAGCGCCATCATGGTGACCACAAAGGATGATGGGCTTGTCAAGTCATCTTCTCCGGATAAAGTGGTAACATATTCCCTTGTGGATTTCTTCTCCAAGAGAGCAGTGGCCCTTGTAGCCAGCAATTTTCAGGATGGCGATGTGCGGGGCACCATACGCGGCATACTCAAGAGATGCGACCCGGATGTCGCTTCCATGAAGATGTTCCTCCATACCTTGTATGGCAACCCTAACAGGACAAAACAAGAGCTGGAGAAGCTGCAGGAAAGCCTGTGTTCAGAGGCCGACCACAACGATAGCAGCTATAACTTCAAgcagatggttatgttttcctacaGTGACATGCCTAGAGAGTGCCAGTTGTGCTTCCTGCACCTATGTCTTCTCCTCCCACAAGATCACAGCATCAGGAGGACATCCCTAGTGAGAAGATGGGCAGCCCAAGGCCTGATATCTGCGGAAGGCGGTCATGGTTCAGCAGAAGCGGCAGCCGAGCGCTGCTTCAGTGCATTTGTCAGCCGAGGCCTCATTTGCCCTGCTGACATTGGTGATGCGGGCAAGATCAAGACTTGTGTGGTGCCTCCTGCGGTGCATCGCCTCATCACTGAGGTTGCAGAAGAAGAGAATGTCGTCCGTGTCGGCTCCACGATCTGCAATGCACATCTTGGTGACATCAAGAGGTGCCTGGGATCACTGCCCGTGTCATCTCAACTGCTGCTGCTGAAGGTGCTCGATCTAGAAGGCTGCAAAGGCTTGGAGAGGCGCCATCTGAACAACATCTGCAAGCTGTTCATGCTCAAGTATTTGAGCCTCAGGAACACTGATGTTTCTGCGCTGCCCAAGCAAATCCATAGGCTGCAGCAGCTGGAGACGCTGGACATTCGGCAAACCAAGATACAAGCCTTCCCCACAGATTTCGCCAAGCTCCTGATGCTCAAGCATCTGCTCGCAGGGCGCACAGACTTCTCCTCCCCGGTCAAGGACACCATCAACTCCAAGGAATCATTTTCCACGCCGCGCATGCCACAAGGAATCGGGGCCATGAGGAGGAACCTGGAGATACTGTCACATGTACAGGTCTCCGGGAGTGGCAGTGAGTCGATGCTCATGGATGTTGGGCAGCTAGTCAAGGTACAGAAGCTAGGAGTTGTTCTCCATGGCAAGAAGGTCGGCAACTCCTTCAAGCATCTGCTCCAAGCAATCAGCAAGCTGAACGGATGCCTTCGCTCTTTGTCGATCCGAATCGGACATCCTGGCGATGTGACCGATCCTCTTACATTCAGCATGGATCAAGAGAATCCATTTTCACCTCCCGAGTTTCTCCAGAGCCTGTACATCAGTGGCCTCACAGGCGTTGGGCTGCCTCCATGGATCACAGAGCTCCATCAACTTGGCAAGATAACCCTACGTGACACCTCCCTGATGGATCATGACATACGGCTCCTCGGCGAACTCGGTGGCCTGCGCTGCCTTAGACTCCGACATATGTCCTACGCTGAAATGAAGATCACTTTTGGGAAAGGAGGATTCCCAAGCCTCAAGTGTCTGATCATCGAAGGCTCTGACATCACCAACATCATCTTTGAGAGTGGAGCGGCGCCTGGGCTGGAGAAGATAGCTTGGGGTTTCAAGAGCATGCAGTTCATCTCCGGAATCGGCCATCTCCCAAGGCTGAAAGAGCTCGAGCTCAGTGGCAGCTGCAACCCAGACCCGGTGAAGCAGGCCGTCGCAGCACACCCAAGCCATCCCGTCTTCAAGCACAACGCCTGA